From one Verrucomicrobiia bacterium genomic stretch:
- a CDS encoding M48 family metallopeptidase, with the protein MKRRLLRISLSFALTAVLGFAFIGCTTVPETGRRQFNFMNSQEEMKLGFTEFEKMKTETPISKDPKINEMVTRVGKRIAAVANLPDAQWEFVVFDSPEANAFCLPGGKVGVYTGILPITKDEGGLATVIGHEVAHAVARHGGERISRAMATQMVGQAVGTATAESKYSQAIQVAYGLGSQVAVELPHSRSQESEADRIGLIYMARAGYDPEAAVAFWQRFGEYNAKAGSSTPKFLRTHPTDETRVKQLKEWMPEAKAQYKKQ; encoded by the coding sequence ATGAAACGTCGCTTGCTCCGCATCTCGCTTTCGTTCGCGCTCACCGCAGTTTTGGGTTTTGCCTTCATCGGTTGCACTACGGTGCCGGAAACTGGACGGCGCCAGTTCAACTTCATGAACTCGCAAGAGGAGATGAAGCTGGGCTTCACGGAGTTTGAGAAGATGAAGACGGAGACGCCAATCAGCAAAGATCCTAAGATCAACGAGATGGTCACGCGCGTGGGCAAACGCATCGCAGCGGTCGCGAATCTGCCAGACGCGCAATGGGAGTTCGTGGTGTTCGACAGCCCGGAGGCCAACGCCTTCTGTCTACCGGGCGGCAAGGTGGGGGTTTACACGGGCATTTTGCCGATCACGAAAGATGAGGGCGGTCTGGCCACAGTGATCGGTCATGAGGTGGCGCACGCGGTGGCGCGTCACGGTGGGGAACGCATCAGCCGGGCGATGGCCACGCAGATGGTTGGTCAGGCAGTCGGCACGGCGACAGCGGAGAGCAAGTATTCTCAGGCCATCCAGGTGGCTTATGGACTTGGTTCGCAGGTGGCGGTGGAGTTGCCGCACAGCCGTTCGCAGGAGTCGGAGGCGGATCGCATCGGGCTGATCTACATGGCGCGCGCGGGTTATGATCCGGAAGCGGCGGTGGCTTTCTGGCAGCGCTTTGGCGAATACAATGCCAAGGCAGGTTCTTCCACGCCGAAGTTCCTCCGCACTCATCCTACCGATGAGACGCGCGTGAAGCAGCTCAAGGAATGGATGCCTGAAGCGAAGGCGCAGTACAAGAAGCAGTAA
- a CDS encoding tetratricopeptide repeat protein, with the protein MKTSFLLLLLAVSLCGGFNGKAAEGDKAVAMLTEAEKKIRAGDVKGGMELADQAVKLDPKNLDSLYVRGRLAEWTKQYDRALTDYSELIKQGKRTTELYQKRGEINLRLGNFKESVADFDEYLKRVPSQVPQHWQRGISHYYAGMYAEGAKQFEDHRTVNPNDVENSVFHYICLVKAKDKATALKEFIPTAGDGRVPMMQIHALYSGKGTVEEVLKSCQVGNPGPIELKGRFFYAHLYIGLWYESEGKAKEAREHIFKAAGEYGVEGYMGDVARAHAAVFKKQDGLKKP; encoded by the coding sequence ATGAAAACTTCCTTCCTTCTACTCTTGCTGGCCGTGTCTCTTTGCGGTGGTTTCAATGGCAAGGCGGCAGAGGGTGATAAAGCCGTCGCCATGCTCACCGAGGCTGAGAAGAAGATCCGGGCCGGTGATGTGAAAGGCGGAATGGAACTGGCAGATCAGGCGGTAAAGCTGGATCCTAAAAATCTTGATTCGTTATATGTGCGAGGGCGTTTGGCAGAGTGGACTAAGCAGTATGATAGGGCGCTGACCGACTATTCTGAGCTTATCAAACAGGGTAAACGGACAACTGAACTTTATCAAAAACGTGGGGAGATCAATTTGCGTCTCGGCAATTTCAAGGAATCGGTGGCGGACTTTGACGAGTATCTCAAACGTGTTCCGTCGCAAGTTCCACAGCATTGGCAGCGTGGCATCTCGCATTATTACGCAGGCATGTATGCGGAGGGGGCGAAGCAGTTTGAGGATCATCGCACGGTGAATCCGAACGACGTTGAGAACTCGGTGTTCCACTACATCTGTCTGGTGAAGGCGAAAGACAAGGCGACGGCGTTGAAGGAGTTCATTCCCACAGCAGGGGATGGTCGCGTGCCCATGATGCAGATCCATGCGCTGTATTCAGGAAAGGGCACGGTGGAAGAGGTTTTGAAGTCTTGTCAGGTGGGGAATCCCGGGCCGATAGAGTTAAAAGGACGGTTTTTCTACGCTCATTTGTATATCGGTCTCTGGTATGAGTCGGAGGGCAAGGCGAAGGAAGCGCGTGAGCATATCTTCAAAGCCGCTGGCGAATATGGTGTGGAGGGTTACATGGGGGACGTGGCAAGGGCGCATGCGGCGGTGTTCAAGAAACAGGACGGCCTTAAAAAGCCGTAA
- a CDS encoding mandelate racemase/muconate lactonizing enzyme family protein, with translation MKTSDIRCTSATLYYLPVYTRVPLKFGTETVTYVTCARVKATVQDRSGKTAEGWGETPLSVTWVWPSTLPYETRHVALKKFTELLGKELVKYAEPGHPIELSNDFQEHVLPRLLQEFNATRASEEPMPWLAALVCFSLYDIALHDAYGNLLGLPVYETYGPAHMNRTLEQLLTPAVDTKVSFKGLYPQDFFAKQRPDKLPAWHLVGGLDLLTDADRKGTEPNDGYPVVLTEWIKRDGLKCLKIKLKGNDAAWDYARTVAIGKIAVELGVDWLTADFNCTVLDPKYVNDILDRLRDEHPRYYGMILYVEQPFPYELEKDRIDTHSLSARKPLFLDESAHDWKHVKLGRELGWTGVALKTCKTQSGAILSACWAKAHGMTLMVQDLTNPMLAQIPHVQLAAFVGTIMGVETNAMQFYPEASSIEAKVHPGIYQRRNGGVDLSTIKGSGFGYRLSEIQRELPAPAVTF, from the coding sequence ATGAAGACCTCAGACATCCGCTGCACCAGTGCCACGCTGTACTATCTCCCGGTTTACACCCGTGTACCTTTGAAGTTCGGCACCGAAACGGTCACATACGTTACCTGTGCCCGCGTCAAAGCGACCGTGCAAGATCGCTCAGGCAAAACAGCGGAAGGCTGGGGCGAGACGCCGTTGAGCGTGACGTGGGTGTGGCCTAGTACGCTGCCATATGAGACGCGGCATGTGGCGTTGAAGAAGTTCACGGAATTGCTTGGCAAAGAATTGGTGAAGTATGCGGAGCCGGGACATCCCATTGAACTGAGCAATGATTTTCAGGAACATGTGCTGCCGCGCTTGTTGCAGGAGTTCAATGCCACGCGGGCGAGTGAAGAACCGATGCCTTGGCTGGCGGCGCTCGTGTGCTTCTCGCTGTATGATATCGCGCTGCACGATGCTTATGGCAATCTGCTCGGCCTGCCGGTGTATGAGACGTATGGCCCCGCGCACATGAACCGCACGCTGGAGCAATTGCTCACGCCAGCGGTGGATACGAAGGTTTCATTCAAGGGATTGTATCCCCAAGATTTCTTCGCGAAGCAGCGTCCGGATAAATTGCCAGCGTGGCATCTGGTGGGTGGATTGGATCTGCTCACGGATGCGGATCGCAAAGGCACGGAGCCGAACGATGGTTATCCGGTCGTCTTGACGGAATGGATCAAGCGTGATGGCCTGAAATGCCTGAAGATCAAGCTCAAGGGCAATGATGCCGCGTGGGATTACGCGCGCACGGTGGCCATCGGCAAGATCGCGGTGGAACTGGGCGTGGACTGGCTCACGGCCGACTTCAACTGCACCGTCCTCGATCCCAAGTACGTGAACGACATCCTCGACCGTCTGCGCGATGAGCACCCGCGTTATTACGGCATGATCCTTTATGTGGAGCAGCCGTTCCCGTATGAGCTGGAGAAAGATCGTATCGACACGCACAGCCTTTCCGCCCGCAAGCCGCTCTTCCTCGATGAGAGCGCACATGACTGGAAGCATGTGAAACTCGGTCGTGAACTCGGCTGGACGGGTGTCGCGCTCAAGACGTGCAAGACGCAGAGCGGAGCCATCCTCAGTGCGTGTTGGGCCAAGGCGCATGGCATGACATTGATGGTGCAGGACTTGACGAATCCCATGCTTGCGCAAATCCCCCATGTGCAACTCGCGGCCTTCGTGGGCACCATCATGGGCGTGGAGACGAATGCGATGCAGTTTTATCCGGAGGCGTCCTCTATCGAAGCGAAGGTGCATCCGGGCATCTATCAGCGGCGCAATGGTGGAGTGGATCTGTCCACGATCAAGGGGAGTGGGTTTGGGTATCGGTTGAGTGAGATTCAGCGGGAGTTGCCTGCGCCTGCGGTGACGTTTTGA